The DNA window cagtattcctgccagggaaatcccatggacagaggagcctggcgggctacagtcatggggtcaccaaaagaGTCCCACACAAATTAGAGATTCAACAACAAGCTAGGACCACCTTATAAAACAGATTAGCCTACTGTCCCTTCAAAGGATGTTTAAGATTCTAGGTCCTCAGGgtgaaaaaacaaaatcctaatAGCAGTCGAATCATCACACAAgtgatttaaatattcattttcagaaaaaatatctaaagcTGTGAACTTTATCCCACTCCTAAAATTACATACAAAACATGTCTACCTTCGAACAAACAAAAGGCAAACATGTAAAGTCCTTTTCAGACAGAAAGcttttccaataaaatttaaactttttattaatttttaaattacaaaccaAACGCACGGACAAATTAAGACTAGAATTATACTTTCAAATACAACTTCAGAATGAGTtgcaataaaaacattttttcaaatattgtataatttccTTTGGTTTACAATCCATCATATGGAaagtttaatataatttaaaataatttacaaccTACCCTGAAGTATGCTATAGAAATCTGAGTCACTATCAGCACTTGTTGATTGGGAGATTTTTGCAGGAAGGAACAGCTGCGGCCGTTGATTTGTTCTATAAGAGAATATCGAACCGTCTCCAGGCGATAGTCTGGGTAACAAAAGACGTATGAATACGTCTCTGGTCAATAATTTGTTAGGCTCCAGTTAACAAGGCTTTAAGGGCTCAGTAGTTTTCCTAAGAGTATTGCAAATATACAAATGTTGAAAAGGTAATACTGTTAGTTGAGCTGTAAAATGCCTAAAAATGACAGTTCTGCCACAGTGTGCAGGTAAGTTCATACATTTTGCTTCCGGGTTTCCCCCACCAAGCAGCTTTCGTGTTTCAAGTTTGAACTGGAAGACATAGAAAACCACACATTCCACGTGAAATGATGAGGTGAGTGAGCAATCAAGTGtgcaaaaaataaactttacaatTTCATACTCCAACATCAGAGGTGTCCAGTAACAGGAATTTCAACTGATCTGATTAACAGCCGAGATAATTTCAGACCTGTCCTCTTGTAGCGCTGTCCGACAGACTCAGACCTGATGTCTTTCGCTACAACAGGGAAAATGGTCTTCTGTCCGAAAGACGACGGGGGGTTCGTAGCCGGTCAGTTGGGACCTGCCGGAGGGCGCCTTGTGGAAAAACGAGGGAACGTTAATCGTGTGCAGCAGTTTCCTGAACGTACTGGGGAACGTCCCCAGCTCGGCCTCAGCCCTGGCGACCTGCTCCTCCAGCCTGGCTACGCTGGCGCTGACCATGCCCACAAAGGCCTCCAGCCGGTCGATCTTGCTGTAGACTCGCCGCATCTCGGTGGCCTTGGCGTAAATGAGAGGCACGCCCTCGCCGACTACGTGAGAGGAGTCGCCGCGCAGCATGTCCAGCATGCCCACAAACTCGTCCACCCTGGTGAGCAGGTCCTCCAGGCTAGCGTCCAGCGCCTCGATCTCGGCCCGCGCCCCCGCGCCAGGCAGCAGGCAGGAGGCGTAGCCCGCGGCGGCGCGGCGCAGCAGCGGCGGATCCCGGCTCGGCGCGCCCAACTCCGGGCCCTCGTCCTCCCACGGCCCCGAGGCGCTGCTGTGGCTCTGCGACACATTGCCGCTGTCCCCACTCCAGGCCGCCACCTGGGCCTCGGCCTCCTCGACCGGCTCCTCACCAACCACCCCGTAACTCGGCGGGAAATCCTCCATAGCCCGCGACTGCCGGGCTCCACAGCCCTACTTCCGGGCTAGACAGCCCCACTTCCGGGTTTTGCGCGCGCTTGCATCTGCGCACGCGCGGCACTACTTCCGGCCTCTACGAGAGCACGTACCCGCACGTACTCCCGCCGTTTGGGTGGGGAGGGCGGCCTCCGCTCGCTGCGCGTGCGCACACATCACTGATTTCGGCCGTAGAACGGGCGTGCACGCGCACTGCGGTCTCTACTGGCAGGTGCTCAcgctcaggaaaagaaaaaaaaagactcagcacCGAAGAGCTATATGGGTAGAGCAGCAGTTAACATCACTccgctttcagttcagtcagttcagttcagctgctgagtcgtgtccggctcttggcGACCGCGTGAACTGCAGCCCTGAACgctctagtggtttttcccactttcttccatttcagtctgcatttggcaataaggagttcatgatctgagccacagtcagctcctggtcttgtttttgctggctgtatagcgcttctccatctttggctgcaaagaatataatcagattttggtgctgaccatctggtgagaaggctcttgagagtcccttggactgcaaggagatccaaccagtccatcctaaaggaggtcagtcctgggtgttcattggacggactggtgctgaagctgaaactccaatactttggacacctgatgcgaagagctgactcatttgaaaagaccttgttgctgggaaagactgagggcaggaggagaaggggatgatggagatgagaggttggatggcatcactgactcgatggacatgagtttgggtggacttcaggagttggtaatggacagggaggcctggcatgctgcggttcatggcgtcacaaagagtcggatatgactgagcgactgaactgaactactctgctttttaatatgctgtctaggttggtcataacttttcttccaaggagtaagtgtcttttaatttcatggctgcagtcaccatctgcagtgattttggagcccagaaaaataaagtcagccactgtttccccatctatttgccatgaagtgatgggaccagatgccatgatcttagttttctgaatgttgagctttaagccaactttttcactcacctctttcactttcatcaagaggctctttaattcttcttcactttctgccataagggtggtgtcatctgcatatctgaggttactgatatttctcccagcaattttgattccagcttgtgcttcctacagtccagtgttt is part of the Odocoileus virginianus isolate 20LAN1187 ecotype Illinois unplaced genomic scaffold, Ovbor_1.2 Unplaced_Scaffold_5, whole genome shotgun sequence genome and encodes:
- the BLOC1S4 gene encoding biogenesis of lysosome-related organelles complex 1 subunit 4 — translated: MEDFPPSYGVVGEEPVEEAEAQVAAWSGDSGNVSQSHSSASGPWEDEGPELGAPSRDPPLLRRAAAGYASCLLPGAGARAEIEALDASLEDLLTRVDEFVGMLDMLRGDSSHVVGEGVPLIYAKATEMRRVYSKIDRLEAFVGMVSASVARLEEQVARAEAELGTFPSTFRKLLHTINVPSFFHKAPSGRSQLTGYEPPVVFRTEDHFPCCSERHQV